In Oncorhynchus keta strain PuntledgeMale-10-30-2019 chromosome 19, Oket_V2, whole genome shotgun sequence, a single genomic region encodes these proteins:
- the LOC118398294 gene encoding choline transporter-like protein 4 isoform X1, with the protein MGKKMKEESLDSVDSLEYGEPAQYDPTFNGPIRKRGCTDIICCVLFMVVILGYMAVGILAWLYGDPRHVLYPRNSTGMFCGIGLNVAQPSVFYFDILKCATSINVMAAVLNGLQCPTTQVCVEKCPDVFWALNPLAYLPSAKPRDYFNQSLCVPSFDLASTKLNVKEIVDQELCPFFYTPTISVLGRCIPDVTALKNIPIDFVNTPGLPSSINDTVNGIRNATGDIVNSFNAKEIGVRIFEDFASSWQWIIAALVIAMVVSFLFLLLLRFIAPVMVWVLIFGVLAVGAYGIYHCWWEYDNYRKSTVSVTDIGFTTDFKVYLQVKETWLAFLIILSVVEAILLLTLIFLRTRILIAIALIQESSKAVSHMMSTLFYPLVTFVLLVVCVAYWGITALYLATSGNPVYKVVTLNSTQGNCGQIGGNVTCDPQTFYNSTDYSWCPSARCIFIKYNNEGLLQRNLFNLQIYNVVAFLWCINFVIALGQCTLAGAFASYYWAFSKPSDIPTFPLSQAFIRTLRYHVGSLAFGALILTLIQVVRIILEYLDHKTRAAQNPCARFLMCCLKCCFWCLEKFIKFLNRNAYIMIAVYGKNFCVSAKNAFMLLMRNIVRVVVLDKVTDLLLFFGKLLVVGGVGVLAFFFFSGRIRLPGSNFRTEMLNYYWMPIIVVVVGAYLIAHGFFSVYNMCVDTLFLCFLEDLERHDGTMQKPYYMSKNLMKILNKKNKGLKKGKGKD; encoded by the exons ATGGGTAAAAAAATGAAGGAAGAGAGCTTGGATTCCGTGGATTCGTTGGAATATG GGGAACCTGCTCAGTATGACCCCACCTTCAATGGACCCATTCGGAAAAG AGGCTGCACTGATATCATCTGCTGTGTTCTCTTCATGGTCGTGATCCTTGGCTACATGGCAGTGGGAATTTTGG CCTGGCTTTATGGTGATCCTCGGCACGTCCTCTACCCACGGAACTCTACTGGAATGTTCTGTGGCATCGGGCTCAATGT AGCTCAACCCAGCGTGTTCTACTTTGACATACTGAAATGTGCCACATCAATCAACGTCATGGCCGCTGTCCTTAATGGGTTACAGTGCCCCACCACACAA GTGTGTGTGGAAAAGTGCCCAGATGTATTCTGGGCTCTGAATCCTTTGGCCTACTTACCGAGTGCCAAGCCACGAGACTACTTCAACCAATCACTCTGCGTGCCATCCTTTGACCTAGCATCAACTAAACTG AATGTTAAAGAAATTGTGGATCAAGAGCTGTGCCCGTTCTTCTACACTCCTACAATCTCTG TGCTGGGAAGATGCATACCTGATGTTACCGCTCTGAAAAATATTCCAATTGACTTTGTCAATACGCCAGGCTTGCCATCAAGCATCAATGATACAGTCAATGGCATCAGGAACGCCACAGG TGACATAGTAAACAGCTTCAATGCCAAGGAGATCGGAGTGAGAATCTTTGAGGACTTTGCGTCATCATGGCAGTGGATCATCGC tgCTCTAGTCATAGCCATGGTTGTCAGTTTTCTGTTCCTCCTCCTGTTGCGGTTCATTGCCCCTGTTATGGTCTGGGTCCTTATATTTGGAGTTTTGGCAGTAGGTGCATATG gtataTATCACTGCTGGTGGGAATATGACAACTACAGAAAGTCAACCGTCTCCGTCACTGACATAGGCTTCACCACCGacttcaaggtctaccttcaggTTAAGGAGACCTGGCTGGCCTTCT TGATAATCCTATCTGTGGTAGAGGCTATTCTTCTCCTGACCTTGATCTTTCTACGGACCAGAATCCTCATCGCCATCGCTCTCATCCAGGAGTCCAGCAA GGCTGTCAGtcacatgatgtctacactgttcTACCCTCTCGTCACCTTTGTTCTCCTGGTGGTGTGTGTGGCCTACTGGGGCATCACTGCTCT GTATCTGGCCACTTCAGGCAATCCAGTGTACAAAGTGGTGACTCTCAACTCTACTCAGGGTAACTGTGGCCAAATCGGCGGCAATGTGACCTGTGACCCACAG ACATTCTACAACTCTACAGACTACTCGTGGTGCCCGTCGGCGCGCTGCATCTTCATCAAGTACAACAACGAGGGCCTGCTGCAGAGGAACCTGTTTAACCTGCAGATCTACAACGTGGTGGCCTTCTTGTGGTGCATCAACTTTGTCATCGCCCTGGGCCAGTGCACCCTGGCTGGGGCCTTCGCCTCCTACTACTGGGCTTTCAGCAAGCCCTCGGACATCCCCACCTTCCCCTTGTCCCAGGCCTTCATCCGCACGCTACG ATACCATGTTGGCTCCCTGGCGTTTGGTGCTTTGATCCTCACCCTCATCCAGGTAGTTCGAATCATCCTGGAGTACCTGGACCACAAGACCAGAG CGGCTCAAAACCCCTGTGCTCGGTTCCTTATGTGCTGTCTGAAGTGTTGCTTCTGGTGTCTGGAGAAGTTCATAAAGTTCCTCAATAGAAACGCCTACATCATG ATTGCCGTATATGGAAAAAACTTCTGTGTCTCCGCGAAAAACGCTTTCATGCTTCTAATGAGGAACATTGTCAG GGTGGTGGTGTTAGATAAAGTGACGGACCTGCTGCTCTTCTTTGGGAAGCTGCTAGTGGTGGGAGGAGTAG gAGTCCTGGCTTTCTTTTTCTTCTCTGGCAGAATAAGACTACCAGGCAGCAATTTCCGTACAGAAATGCTCAACTACTACTGGATGCCCATTATT GTGGTTGTGGTGGGAGCGTACCTCATTGCTCATGGATTCTTCAGTGTGTACAACATGTGTGTGGACACACTCTTCCTCTGCTTCT TGGAAGACTTGGAGCGACATGACGGAACGATGCAGAAGCCATACTACATGTCCAAGAACCTGATGAAAATCCTCAATAAAAAGAACAAGGGACTTAAAAAGGGCAAAGGAAAGGATTGA
- the LOC118398294 gene encoding choline transporter-like protein 4 isoform X2 — MVVILGYMAVGILAWLYGDPRHVLYPRNSTGMFCGIGLNVAQPSVFYFDILKCATSINVMAAVLNGLQCPTTQVCVEKCPDVFWALNPLAYLPSAKPRDYFNQSLCVPSFDLASTKLNVKEIVDQELCPFFYTPTISVLGRCIPDVTALKNIPIDFVNTPGLPSSINDTVNGIRNATGDIVNSFNAKEIGVRIFEDFASSWQWIIAALVIAMVVSFLFLLLLRFIAPVMVWVLIFGVLAVGAYGIYHCWWEYDNYRKSTVSVTDIGFTTDFKVYLQVKETWLAFLIILSVVEAILLLTLIFLRTRILIAIALIQESSKAVSHMMSTLFYPLVTFVLLVVCVAYWGITALYLATSGNPVYKVVTLNSTQGNCGQIGGNVTCDPQTFYNSTDYSWCPSARCIFIKYNNEGLLQRNLFNLQIYNVVAFLWCINFVIALGQCTLAGAFASYYWAFSKPSDIPTFPLSQAFIRTLRYHVGSLAFGALILTLIQVVRIILEYLDHKTRAAQNPCARFLMCCLKCCFWCLEKFIKFLNRNAYIMIAVYGKNFCVSAKNAFMLLMRNIVRVVVLDKVTDLLLFFGKLLVVGGVGVLAFFFFSGRIRLPGSNFRTEMLNYYWMPIIVVVVGAYLIAHGFFSVYNMCVDTLFLCFLEDLERHDGTMQKPYYMSKNLMKILNKKNKGLKKGKGKD; from the exons ATGGTCGTGATCCTTGGCTACATGGCAGTGGGAATTTTGG CCTGGCTTTATGGTGATCCTCGGCACGTCCTCTACCCACGGAACTCTACTGGAATGTTCTGTGGCATCGGGCTCAATGT AGCTCAACCCAGCGTGTTCTACTTTGACATACTGAAATGTGCCACATCAATCAACGTCATGGCCGCTGTCCTTAATGGGTTACAGTGCCCCACCACACAA GTGTGTGTGGAAAAGTGCCCAGATGTATTCTGGGCTCTGAATCCTTTGGCCTACTTACCGAGTGCCAAGCCACGAGACTACTTCAACCAATCACTCTGCGTGCCATCCTTTGACCTAGCATCAACTAAACTG AATGTTAAAGAAATTGTGGATCAAGAGCTGTGCCCGTTCTTCTACACTCCTACAATCTCTG TGCTGGGAAGATGCATACCTGATGTTACCGCTCTGAAAAATATTCCAATTGACTTTGTCAATACGCCAGGCTTGCCATCAAGCATCAATGATACAGTCAATGGCATCAGGAACGCCACAGG TGACATAGTAAACAGCTTCAATGCCAAGGAGATCGGAGTGAGAATCTTTGAGGACTTTGCGTCATCATGGCAGTGGATCATCGC tgCTCTAGTCATAGCCATGGTTGTCAGTTTTCTGTTCCTCCTCCTGTTGCGGTTCATTGCCCCTGTTATGGTCTGGGTCCTTATATTTGGAGTTTTGGCAGTAGGTGCATATG gtataTATCACTGCTGGTGGGAATATGACAACTACAGAAAGTCAACCGTCTCCGTCACTGACATAGGCTTCACCACCGacttcaaggtctaccttcaggTTAAGGAGACCTGGCTGGCCTTCT TGATAATCCTATCTGTGGTAGAGGCTATTCTTCTCCTGACCTTGATCTTTCTACGGACCAGAATCCTCATCGCCATCGCTCTCATCCAGGAGTCCAGCAA GGCTGTCAGtcacatgatgtctacactgttcTACCCTCTCGTCACCTTTGTTCTCCTGGTGGTGTGTGTGGCCTACTGGGGCATCACTGCTCT GTATCTGGCCACTTCAGGCAATCCAGTGTACAAAGTGGTGACTCTCAACTCTACTCAGGGTAACTGTGGCCAAATCGGCGGCAATGTGACCTGTGACCCACAG ACATTCTACAACTCTACAGACTACTCGTGGTGCCCGTCGGCGCGCTGCATCTTCATCAAGTACAACAACGAGGGCCTGCTGCAGAGGAACCTGTTTAACCTGCAGATCTACAACGTGGTGGCCTTCTTGTGGTGCATCAACTTTGTCATCGCCCTGGGCCAGTGCACCCTGGCTGGGGCCTTCGCCTCCTACTACTGGGCTTTCAGCAAGCCCTCGGACATCCCCACCTTCCCCTTGTCCCAGGCCTTCATCCGCACGCTACG ATACCATGTTGGCTCCCTGGCGTTTGGTGCTTTGATCCTCACCCTCATCCAGGTAGTTCGAATCATCCTGGAGTACCTGGACCACAAGACCAGAG CGGCTCAAAACCCCTGTGCTCGGTTCCTTATGTGCTGTCTGAAGTGTTGCTTCTGGTGTCTGGAGAAGTTCATAAAGTTCCTCAATAGAAACGCCTACATCATG ATTGCCGTATATGGAAAAAACTTCTGTGTCTCCGCGAAAAACGCTTTCATGCTTCTAATGAGGAACATTGTCAG GGTGGTGGTGTTAGATAAAGTGACGGACCTGCTGCTCTTCTTTGGGAAGCTGCTAGTGGTGGGAGGAGTAG gAGTCCTGGCTTTCTTTTTCTTCTCTGGCAGAATAAGACTACCAGGCAGCAATTTCCGTACAGAAATGCTCAACTACTACTGGATGCCCATTATT GTGGTTGTGGTGGGAGCGTACCTCATTGCTCATGGATTCTTCAGTGTGTACAACATGTGTGTGGACACACTCTTCCTCTGCTTCT TGGAAGACTTGGAGCGACATGACGGAACGATGCAGAAGCCATACTACATGTCCAAGAACCTGATGAAAATCCTCAATAAAAAGAACAAGGGACTTAAAAAGGGCAAAGGAAAGGATTGA